cagaagagccgtggcggttgCCTCCTCCCTCCCCACTATTGCGGAGGAGAGGGAGGATGAAAACCGCTGCAGCAATGCAGAGAGGGGGCAACCCTCCTCTCCAGCGGCTGTCGGccccgctttcgggacgcgcagccgcgggaggagggtTCCCCGCAacagtgagcccggcgaggcaaacccgacctgacggtccggggggagcGATTAATGCGCGACGCAATGCGCCACCGCTTCCCCCCAGTGCATCGCCGGGGTGGTGGAAGAGGGATTAACCCCCTCTCCACCACGTAGTAGAAGGTGCCCGCGCCTCCTCAAGAGGCGCGATGGGGCCCGGGAAATtcggcgggggccggatcccCGGACTTTGCCGCCGCAACACCATGGGGAataggcgggggagggctggtgtccctctcccccgacctgaggccggcttggcctcacggccctgccggagGACCCTCAACAGGGtacccccggcgtgctgagtcggcctcggccgacttggtccggggggctccgaaagtatgctgcacgcgttcccggagccccccagtcaaggaccaaaGTTGGACACCCGGAGgagttttagtgggtatgcccccaCCGTCATGttgacggcgggggagagccccataTAACCGCCAGActtcccccggggcctggggtatgcggtaacgcatttcccctccgtgaacaaaaaaaaaaaaaagaagggttCGGTCCTTGGACCCCTCCTGTGAGCCCTCGGTTATAATTGGGTCCTCCGGGGAGCCCTCCTTTACGGGCTGGGACTAGTGTGTTACGCCGATGACACACTGCTCCTACCCTGGGGGGATGATTGGAGGAGCACCATTCGCCTCGCCGAGGTCGCGGTGGCACATTTGGTTGGTAGAATACGGGCACTGGGCTTGCGCGTGGCGCCCCAAAAGACCGAGGTCATCTGGCTTGCCGGACCTCGGGTGAGGGGACCGCCGCGTGGTGCCCAGTTGTCCGTAGAGGGGGTCCGAGTCCCAATTGGGACCCAGATGCGCTATCTGGGTTTCATCCTCGACAGCCGATGGAGTTTCGTGCCGCACTTCCTGCGGCTGGTTCCCCGAGTGAGGCTCGTTTCGGACAGCCTCACAAGGCTTATGCCGAACCTCGGGGGACCAGGGGGTGGAGCTCGCCGCCTGTATCTCGGCGTGGTCCGGTCCATAGCGCTGTATGGCGCCCCCGTGTGGTACACGGATGTGGCGGCCAGCCAACGTCTGAGAACGCTCTTGTTGAGCGCTCAGCGGGGGCTGGTCGTCCGTGCCGCATGGGGTTACCGGGACATTGCCACACGGGCGGCGTTGCTGGTGGCCGGGGAGCTCCCATGGGTATTCGAGGCGCGCGTGTACGCTGAGGCGTACACAGAGAGATGCGCGCGCCGAAGAGTCCCCGGGGCCCCCTGGACACCTAAAGAGCAGGAGGTGTGGCGCCTCCGAGCTCGGAGGCGCGCTGTCGAGGAATGGGGCGAGAGCCTGACCCCTGATGGGCCGGGCTCTCGCGTCGTCGGTGTCATAGCACCCGTGCTGAGGGAATGGATGGGCCGACGACGCTTCAGACCTCTCACATATACGCTggggcaggtgctcaccgggcatggttgctttgGTGAGCACCTGCTCCGAATTGGACGGGAACCCACCGCAATGTGCCACCACTGCGGGGCTCCAGTGGACTCGGCGGATCACACCCTGTTGGAGTGTTCAACATGGGA
This genomic window from Solenopsis invicta isolate M01_SB chromosome 13, UNIL_Sinv_3.0, whole genome shotgun sequence contains:
- the LOC120359454 gene encoding uncharacterized protein LOC120359454, which gives rise to MRYLGFILDSRWSFVPHFLRLVPRVRLVSDSLTRLMPNLGGPGGGARRLYLGVVRSIALYGAPVWYTDVAASQRLRTLLLSAQRGLVVRAAWGYRDIATRAALLVAGELPWVFEARVYAEAYTERCARRRVPGAPWTPKEQEVWRLRARRRAVEEWGESLTPDGPGSRVVGVIAPVLREWMGRRRFRPLTYTLGQVLTGHGCFGEHLLRIGREPTAMCHHCGAPVDSADHTLLECSTWDADRRVLLEALGLNQADFSLESMVRAMLEGEEPWAATLSFCESVISRKESDERRREADPNAAPCRKKRPGRRARAYARVP